From the Prunus dulcis chromosome 4, ALMONDv2, whole genome shotgun sequence genome, one window contains:
- the LOC117626379 gene encoding solanesyl diphosphate synthase 3, chloroplastic/mitochondrial isoform X2 — translation MLFSWGFSRIGRNSFNGLCRCLLLRRMDAHQLFVSSIYSQSLSESTQKILGCRDFFSWGLPPVFHGYRHQIHHQSSSIVEVPKLASAAEYFFKIGVEGKRFRPTVLLLMSTALNVTVPEPPTQLREALSMELRARQQCIAEVTEMIHVASLLHDDVLDDADTRRGVGSLNCVMGNKLAVLAGDFLLSRACVALASLRNTEVVSLLSTVVEHLVTGETMQMTTTSDQRCSMEYYIQKTYFKTASLISNSCKAIAILAGHTAEVAMLAFEYGKNLGLAFQLIDDVLDFMGTSASLGKGSLSDIRHGIITAPILFAMEEFPQLRAVVEQGFDNPANVELALDYLGRSHGIHRTRELATKHANLAASAIESLPESEDEDVRRSRRALLDLTHIVITRTK, via the exons atgttattttctTGGGGATTTTCTCGGATTGGAAGAAACAGCTTCAATGGATTGTGTCGGTGTTTGCTCCTTCGTCGTATGGACGCACATCAATTATTTGTCTCCAGCATTTATTCTCAGTCTCTAAGTGAATCGACCCAGAAG ATTTTGGGTTGCAGAGATTTCTTTTCTTGGGGATTGCCACCTGTTTTCCATGGCTATAGGCACCAAATTCACCATCAAAGCAGCTCCATAGTTGAG gTCCCTAAGCTTGCCTCTGCTGCTGAGTACTTCTTTAAAATAGGGGTGGAGGGAAAGAGGTTTCGTCCCACG GTCCTATTGCTAATGTCAACAGCTCTGAATGTCACAGTACCTGAACCTCCTACACAGTTGAGAGAGGCTTTGTCAATGGAACTGCGTGCAAGACAGCAATGTATTGCAGAAGTCACAGAGATGATTCAT GTGGCAAGTCTTCTACATGATGATGTATTGGATGATGCAGATACAAGACGAGGTGTTGGTTCATTAAATTGTGTAATGGGAAATAAG TTAGCTGTTCTAGCAGGGGATTTCCTGCTTTCCCGAGCTTGTGTCGCACTTGCATCTCTAAGGAACACAGAG GTTGTATCATTACTTTCAACAGTTGTAGAGCATCTTGTGACAGGTGAAACCATGCAAATGACTACTACATCCGATCAACGTTGTAG CATGGAATATTATATACAAAAGACGTATTTCAAGACTGCATCATTGATTTCAAACAGTTGCAAGGCAATCGCCATTCTTGCTGGGCATACAGCAGAAGTTGCAATGTTGGCTTTTGAGTACGGAAAAAATCTG GGATTGGCATTTCAATTGATTGATGATGTTCTTGATTTCATGGGTACATCAGCTTCTCTTGGAAAGGGCTCTTTATCTGACATCCGTCAT GGCATCATAACCGCTCCAATATTGTTTGCCATGGAAGAGTTTCCTCAGTTGCGTGCAGTCGTCGAACAGGGCTTTGACAACCCTGCTAATGTTGAACTC GCTCTTGACTACCTTGGTAGGAGCCATGGGATACATAGGACAAGGGAGCTAGCCACAAAACATGCAAACCTTGCCGCATCAGCAATCGAATCTCTGCCCGAGAGTGAAGACGAAGATGTCAGACGATCAAGGAGGGCGCTTCTAGATCTCACCCACATAGTCATTACAAGAACCAAGTGA
- the LOC117626379 gene encoding solanesyl diphosphate synthase 3, chloroplastic/mitochondrial isoform X1, with protein sequence MLFSWGFSRIGRNSFNGLCRCLLLRRMDAHQLFVSSIYSQSLSESTQKILGCRDFFSWGLPPVFHGYRHQIHHQSSSIVEEPLDPFSLVSDELSLIADRLRDMVVAEVPKLASAAEYFFKIGVEGKRFRPTVLLLMSTALNVTVPEPPTQLREALSMELRARQQCIAEVTEMIHVASLLHDDVLDDADTRRGVGSLNCVMGNKLAVLAGDFLLSRACVALASLRNTEVVSLLSTVVEHLVTGETMQMTTTSDQRCSMEYYIQKTYFKTASLISNSCKAIAILAGHTAEVAMLAFEYGKNLGLAFQLIDDVLDFMGTSASLGKGSLSDIRHGIITAPILFAMEEFPQLRAVVEQGFDNPANVELALDYLGRSHGIHRTRELATKHANLAASAIESLPESEDEDVRRSRRALLDLTHIVITRTK encoded by the exons atgttattttctTGGGGATTTTCTCGGATTGGAAGAAACAGCTTCAATGGATTGTGTCGGTGTTTGCTCCTTCGTCGTATGGACGCACATCAATTATTTGTCTCCAGCATTTATTCTCAGTCTCTAAGTGAATCGACCCAGAAG ATTTTGGGTTGCAGAGATTTCTTTTCTTGGGGATTGCCACCTGTTTTCCATGGCTATAGGCACCAAATTCACCATCAAAGCAGCTCCATAGTTGAG GAACCACTTGACCCATTCTCCCTTGTTTCCGATGAGCTGTCACTTATTGCTGACAGGTTGCGGGACATGGTAGTTGCTGAG gTCCCTAAGCTTGCCTCTGCTGCTGAGTACTTCTTTAAAATAGGGGTGGAGGGAAAGAGGTTTCGTCCCACG GTCCTATTGCTAATGTCAACAGCTCTGAATGTCACAGTACCTGAACCTCCTACACAGTTGAGAGAGGCTTTGTCAATGGAACTGCGTGCAAGACAGCAATGTATTGCAGAAGTCACAGAGATGATTCAT GTGGCAAGTCTTCTACATGATGATGTATTGGATGATGCAGATACAAGACGAGGTGTTGGTTCATTAAATTGTGTAATGGGAAATAAG TTAGCTGTTCTAGCAGGGGATTTCCTGCTTTCCCGAGCTTGTGTCGCACTTGCATCTCTAAGGAACACAGAG GTTGTATCATTACTTTCAACAGTTGTAGAGCATCTTGTGACAGGTGAAACCATGCAAATGACTACTACATCCGATCAACGTTGTAG CATGGAATATTATATACAAAAGACGTATTTCAAGACTGCATCATTGATTTCAAACAGTTGCAAGGCAATCGCCATTCTTGCTGGGCATACAGCAGAAGTTGCAATGTTGGCTTTTGAGTACGGAAAAAATCTG GGATTGGCATTTCAATTGATTGATGATGTTCTTGATTTCATGGGTACATCAGCTTCTCTTGGAAAGGGCTCTTTATCTGACATCCGTCAT GGCATCATAACCGCTCCAATATTGTTTGCCATGGAAGAGTTTCCTCAGTTGCGTGCAGTCGTCGAACAGGGCTTTGACAACCCTGCTAATGTTGAACTC GCTCTTGACTACCTTGGTAGGAGCCATGGGATACATAGGACAAGGGAGCTAGCCACAAAACATGCAAACCTTGCCGCATCAGCAATCGAATCTCTGCCCGAGAGTGAAGACGAAGATGTCAGACGATCAAGGAGGGCGCTTCTAGATCTCACCCACATAGTCATTACAAGAACCAAGTGA
- the LOC117626379 gene encoding solanesyl-diphosphate synthase 1, mitochondrial isoform X3 has protein sequence MLFSWGFSRIGRNSFNGLCRCLLLRRMDAHQLFVSSIYSQSLSESTQKVPKLASAAEYFFKIGVEGKRFRPTVLLLMSTALNVTVPEPPTQLREALSMELRARQQCIAEVTEMIHVASLLHDDVLDDADTRRGVGSLNCVMGNKLAVLAGDFLLSRACVALASLRNTEVVSLLSTVVEHLVTGETMQMTTTSDQRCSMEYYIQKTYFKTASLISNSCKAIAILAGHTAEVAMLAFEYGKNLGLAFQLIDDVLDFMGTSASLGKGSLSDIRHGIITAPILFAMEEFPQLRAVVEQGFDNPANVELALDYLGRSHGIHRTRELATKHANLAASAIESLPESEDEDVRRSRRALLDLTHIVITRTK, from the exons atgttattttctTGGGGATTTTCTCGGATTGGAAGAAACAGCTTCAATGGATTGTGTCGGTGTTTGCTCCTTCGTCGTATGGACGCACATCAATTATTTGTCTCCAGCATTTATTCTCAGTCTCTAAGTGAATCGACCCAGAAG gTCCCTAAGCTTGCCTCTGCTGCTGAGTACTTCTTTAAAATAGGGGTGGAGGGAAAGAGGTTTCGTCCCACG GTCCTATTGCTAATGTCAACAGCTCTGAATGTCACAGTACCTGAACCTCCTACACAGTTGAGAGAGGCTTTGTCAATGGAACTGCGTGCAAGACAGCAATGTATTGCAGAAGTCACAGAGATGATTCAT GTGGCAAGTCTTCTACATGATGATGTATTGGATGATGCAGATACAAGACGAGGTGTTGGTTCATTAAATTGTGTAATGGGAAATAAG TTAGCTGTTCTAGCAGGGGATTTCCTGCTTTCCCGAGCTTGTGTCGCACTTGCATCTCTAAGGAACACAGAG GTTGTATCATTACTTTCAACAGTTGTAGAGCATCTTGTGACAGGTGAAACCATGCAAATGACTACTACATCCGATCAACGTTGTAG CATGGAATATTATATACAAAAGACGTATTTCAAGACTGCATCATTGATTTCAAACAGTTGCAAGGCAATCGCCATTCTTGCTGGGCATACAGCAGAAGTTGCAATGTTGGCTTTTGAGTACGGAAAAAATCTG GGATTGGCATTTCAATTGATTGATGATGTTCTTGATTTCATGGGTACATCAGCTTCTCTTGGAAAGGGCTCTTTATCTGACATCCGTCAT GGCATCATAACCGCTCCAATATTGTTTGCCATGGAAGAGTTTCCTCAGTTGCGTGCAGTCGTCGAACAGGGCTTTGACAACCCTGCTAATGTTGAACTC GCTCTTGACTACCTTGGTAGGAGCCATGGGATACATAGGACAAGGGAGCTAGCCACAAAACATGCAAACCTTGCCGCATCAGCAATCGAATCTCTGCCCGAGAGTGAAGACGAAGATGTCAGACGATCAAGGAGGGCGCTTCTAGATCTCACCCACATAGTCATTACAAGAACCAAGTGA